One stretch of Candidatus Latescibacterota bacterium DNA includes these proteins:
- a CDS encoding lytic transglycosylase domain-containing protein, translating to MRPLGKKAQRWLLGITASLVIVVNTVIVFSRNEPNEQPTVEMIADTMVVESHVPTTLETYLTNRLDSIRGPRFSELILRHSAEQGLPPELVAGIMLHESGGQEEVVGQPFTLIRSFGESLYNKRAQGLMQIVWELWEGIYPECGTDILTAPTNICYGTRIYRLYVDREEGDYLSALRAYSGNSTGYIPRVLEHAAKIYLADFTW from the coding sequence ATGCGACCTCTAGGGAAGAAGGCCCAGAGATGGTTACTTGGTATCACTGCGAGTTTGGTGATCGTAGTAAATACGGTAATAGTGTTCTCACGTAACGAGCCGAATGAACAACCCACTGTTGAGATGATCGCTGACACTATGGTTGTAGAATCTCATGTCCCGACAACCCTAGAGACATACTTAACCAACAGGCTTGATTCGATCCGAGGCCCGCGTTTCAGCGAATTAATTTTGCGGCACTCGGCTGAACAAGGTCTGCCTCCAGAACTTGTAGCAGGTATTATGCTACATGAGTCTGGAGGGCAAGAAGAGGTAGTGGGGCAGCCATTTACATTGATTCGCTCATTTGGTGAGTCCCTCTACAATAAACGAGCACAAGGATTGATGCAGATAGTGTGGGAGTTGTGGGAAGGGATCTATCCAGAATGCGGAACAGATATTCTCACAGCTCCTACTAACATCTGTTACGGAACACGAATTTATCGGCTATACGTAGATCGAGAAGAAGGTGATTATCTTTCCGCTCTACGAGCATATAGCGGCAACTCAACTGGTTACATACCTAGAGTGTTGGAACATGCCGCCAAAATCTACTTAGCTGATTTCACTTGGTAA
- a CDS encoding gamma-glutamylcyclotransferase, producing MKTTIPQTMTTKVFVYGTLRPDCGGMADEYPTQEAKIDGLLFDMGGHYPGMIRDKTRVSELNVGPRNQKVVGHILEVPESHLGGLDAYEGYDHTHPELSTNLYRRISVTARLGWDTGDVGEEVTCWVYEYNQPITNVRSFIPSGDWKDFHVVNRTRAT from the coding sequence ATGAAGACGACTATCCCCCAGACGATGACTACTAAAGTCTTTGTTTACGGGACTTTACGACCGGACTGTGGCGGCATGGCTGACGAGTATCCTACTCAAGAGGCCAAGATCGACGGTCTGTTGTTCGACATGGGTGGGCATTATCCAGGAATGATACGTGATAAAACAAGGGTATCAGAACTGAATGTCGGCCCAAGAAACCAAAAGGTTGTAGGACATATCTTGGAAGTTCCAGAATCTCATCTGGGTGGGTTGGATGCGTATGAGGGATATGATCACACGCATCCGGAGCTGTCTACGAATTTGTATCGACGTATTTCGGTCACAGCACGGTTAGGCTGGGACACAGGTGATGTAGGAGAGGAAGTCACATGTTGGGTATATGAGTATAATCAACCCATTACCAATGTGCGCTCTTTCATACCTTCAGGTGATTGGAAGGATTTCCATGTTGTTAACCGAACTCGGGCAACTTAG